The DNA window TCTGAAGGGCAGGAGCCCATGTCCCTGAAATATCAGCAGGGAAGTCCAATGAGCACTCACAATGTTTACAAGGACTCcaactcccataatgcaccagaCCCCAGCCCACTTAGCCCTCCTGCTGTCAGTTCTGGTGATGCCGAACAGAGTTCTTTGGGGGTGGAGATGACAGCCCAGCCCTCTGAAGTAAGGAATGGAggtggtgtgggcggggccaaccCTGACCTGGACGGAGGCGATGTGGTTGCAGCTGACATCAGCAGCTGGAAGGAGGGCATCCCAGGTGGTGGAGCAGCAGATCAAGGGAtggaggagggggctgggggaggtgaCGAAGGAGAAcaacagggaggagagaggagggaaggctGGGTGACATGCGCGTGAGTACCAtagtgcctgagtgtgtgtgtccgtgtgtgtgtgtttgtcggttttaatttcagtcaaacttataattaattaattttctcaGAGATAAGGGAAGATGCAGTAAATTAAGTGATAGATAATGTAAAGTATCTATTACTTAAAGTTTAAGATAATGTAAAGTATCTCCCCCAGCATTTTTATAACCAAAAAGAAgtcagatatttatttatttatttatttacgtattTATTTAAGCTGAAATCAGAGTATAAAGTGTGTCTCATGACCTGGGCTGGATAAATGTGGCCATATACATTTATTCTGCCACAGACATCTGCAATTTAATCTCCAGCTAGCATGGAAGCGTGTAGGATCaaaggaggagatggagggcTTTGCAAGAGTGAATTTTAGATTTCTTCAAAATCTCAGTGGGAATAGTTATCCTGACCTGAATGTTGTCCATGGTGTGTACTACGATCTACAGACTGACTGGGGGAGCTTGACTCTAAGGACACATTCATGCGCACGATTCAAAGGCCTAATCAATCTCTGGGGCTACTAGGAAGTgaagttgttgttgtttggtGAGATTGGTTTCCTCTAAAATCCCTGTGTCCTACTTTCAAGTTTACGCCAGTGTTGTGATGTTGGAGTTAGCTTGAATCGCTGCCTCCTGTTCGAGCCCCTCCTACACAACATCAAACTTTCTTGGAAGAAACTGCAGAACATTGGTGCAGTGTTTCTCATACATTGACTTCATTTGGGTGGCCCGCCCAAAATTTGATTTGTATTCTGTAAGCAGTGCCCACTAATCGCTTCACAGTTTACCACTATTAAGctgttcaaaatgaaaacaaatacagtatgtgcaacAAAAGTTTGCAGTAGCATTGAATTACAGGTTTTTAAGAGAATAACCTATAGCTTTCTGATTTTAATTTAGTCCACAAAATTCAACTTTATATCACAATTAGTCCATCCATGAGATTGTTGTCTGGTTATGGATCATGTCTAGTTATGGTGTTCACTGGACCGTGGTGGATGGctgaacatatttatattttaaattcagtattATTTTTGCTGAAGTCTATTTTGTATTCTACACAATTTGGCCGATTCAGATCAAATATTTGTGATGCCACAAGCTACAACTGGCAACTCATCGTTTGCATCATCTCAAAACTGACCTGTTCTCATCAAAGCAATGGGATGAGACGTTGTGTATCGTTACCATAGCGACGATGCTATCCACCTCTTTGTTTACAGTTACTTCCGTGTTGGTCGCAGTACTCATCAGGTAAATATCTagcaaaaaatctgaaaataccATAGCAAAAATAGACAAAGGTAGTAGCAATAGTGAAATGATTGCTGTAGCAGCAATACTGTTAATAAAAGCAAGGCTTAGTGCGAGCCGAATATTCGGTCCTTGGAGGCGGCCATGGATGCTTCCATGCTCGATACAAGGAACATACACATTTTTGCTAGGATCTAGATCTATGCCTTAATTTCACCCGTCTTTTCACTGACCAGCATGTGTACCCTCCCCAGGTCAAAGAACTTCAGCCAGAATTAGCCAGTTCCTTCCAAACCTACTTTTGTATAGTCTGTCCAAAAGCCTGAAGAACTAAGAAAATGGTAGCTCTGAAAAGTGCTGGAGGACACAGTTGATTGCTTAATCCCACGGTCCTCTACATACAgcatattgcattttttgtgatGCTTGAAGTAATTTATCATGCAACTCAATATGATGCTCTCAAAGGCTACAGTAGGCCTTCCAAATATCGTTATGCTCTGATAAGATGCTGGGTAATCTGTGATCTGGGTAACAGATCATTTTTGACTCTACTtgaacacacatgaacacagatGCAGAATTCTATTCAGAGTGGACTATTAAGAGAGGTGTGATTGTGAGAGTTGCCATTGTAGGTGTTGTTGATGTCACCAGCAACCGTTTAGAAGCAGAATAGCATAGGTCCTCATATCGTTTTTCATTTCTACTTAAGCAGATTCATCCTTGTGATTCTCAGAAGAGATATTATGTCTTATAAATATCTAGGCATTGCATCCTGAAATGTATAGATTTTTATGCATTCCAATCTTAGTCTCTGAATGAGAAATGCTTAGTTCACAGTGTGCTACAGGCATTTTCATAGCTTGTGACCTATCCAGCACACTtatctgtgctgtttctcagaCCGCTCTCCTTGTCCTGTGTCAGATGGCGGTCCTTGTCATATAGCACCAACCTCTCATCCCTCGGTCTGTGTCAGATAGCGTCTGTTACCTCTGGCTTGTTAGACACTTGTTTTACAGACTCTCGgctgaggtcacttcctgtctaaCATCCTGACATTCTCTTCCAGTTTAAGGGTCACGGTCAAGTTACGGCACGCACAGACAAGACTTTGCTACCTGTTAACCTTCGTTAAGGCAAATCAAAGTTAGCCAAGTAAACAAATCCTAATCATGGCAGTCACAGATAATGGGTATCACAACACTTGTCATACACTTGCTCTGTCATCTCAGAATTTTCCACTACAGCTATCTGGTGAGAGGAAGACTAATGTATtacataactttttattttttatcttttttatttcacaagatgAGTTTGGTATTGTtgagggatgggagggggatTAAGAATTGAGAATTTAGCTTTGCCAGATCCTTTAACCTACACGtttctgtgtttgagtgaggtTTTCTTACAAGAAGTACACACTAAAGGTGTCAATGATATCATACTTATAAGGCTGTCCGATGTATTTTTATAAGCAGTTAAGATAAACCAAGTTGCTATGAACTATTTATAAACCTTCCAAATTCATCCTAAGAAAAAATATACTCACTGCCCATAAAGCCCATTTTACAATCTGTGCAGCAATGGCAATGGGTATGGGAGAATAATCCAGTGATATTTCAAATTGAAAGGCAGATTggcaatttaattaaattttcattaaaCGATTACAAACTAGAGAACAACAataaattttcatttacatcAGCCTTGTACCATGAAAAGCCTTCAAACAGTAAAATATATGAATTCCTTTTTATCATCAATAATCCGaatacaagaaagaaaaaaaaaggtatttcaaACATACAGATGTGatgatttacatttgcattataCATTTGACAGGGATGTGACatgtatgaaaaatgaaaagtcaaatGGACTATGCCCTTAAATTTTCAAATTGTCAGACAAAGTGTGTACATTACCTTGAAAATGAAGACGCAAACTGGccttttgcatttgaattatatCACGACTTCTCCACACAtcgaatgaaaacaaaatggaacaaaaactaCTCTGAGTGCAGGTTAGCTCTGCAGAAAAAGCTCTCCATGGTGATGTAGCCCAATCAAATAGAGTAACTTTCCTGCCACCAGAAACTCAGGATTAAGCCAGAAGTTAGCGGGCTAACCCACTTAGCCTGCTTTGTAATAGCCCCAGGGCTCCCCTGACAAACTGGCTACAATACGTTGTACAGCACACCCAGTTTTTGGacttttttgctcttttttttcataagctACAAGGTGAGCGCCGTGGTGTAATTCCAGCAGCCAACAGCAGGCGTCCTATTTTCAAGACAGCATCTGGATTATGGAACCTTCTTAatctcttccttctctttcaGCCTGCCGGGACTGTCGACAGATGGGGCGGGTGAAATCCCAAACTCCTGCTACGTGACAGCCCCCAGGGGCATCACCCAGGTCATGACCTGCGAGGTGGTGAACTCCGCCAGCTCTCGGGTGGTGTCCGTGgcggaggagctggtcagcagCGTGCTCAGGATCCGGACCCCAGGCCCAATGAGGACTCCCTGGCCCGTGTCCATCGCCATTCCCTTCACCAGCCGCCACAGGGGGAGCTATCGAGACATCGTCGTCAAGGTGATCGACGGGGAAGAACAGAGCAGCTACATTAGCCCCGCCTCTACAGAGGGcgtgtatggaggaaaaagggtttgTACCaccaaaaggagaaaaaaaatatacagcacaATTTTGCATCTGtgaaagaaaatgcataaatgcaatGGTGAAGTGTAAGTAGCAGGTATAtagcacacatatgcacacacacacacacacacacacacacacacatatatagccccaatatattttacagtgtcTTTCCCTTTGGCAGCCATATTGTATTTGCTGCGCTGTACTTTTTCAGACTGTTAGCGAACATTTGTTTGAATATGTCAGTGCAAAGCTGGTGAGATTTATATTTCTTATTCTGTGCTGTTGCAGGACTCTTTTGCAGAAGTTAAAGTCTACAAGCTGGGCCTGTTTGCTGTGGTGTCATGCTTACGGAGAGAAAGCTTCACCGTCCCCAGAAAAGGACTCTCTCTGAAGCTTAGCATGGATTCAAGGATTTGCTTTGATTACTTACCAGGGACTTTCTCTGCCCCAGTAGTTGTGCAATCCATGGTACGATTCTGCTGTGCTTCATAAAAAAGACATGAAGTAACACATTCCCCCAACACCAAGGAAGtctagaaaaatgtgttttgcttttGGCAGTTCAGGGTATTTTTCCTACATTTTCCTACAATAAGTCCACAGTTGCTAATTTctttaatacattattattattagtagtaataatagtagtagtagtagtagtgataGTAGCAGCACTAGtgctagtagtagtagtagtagtagtagtagtagtagtgataGTAGCAGTACTAGtgctagtagtagtagtagtagtagtagcagtagtagtagtaatagtagtagtaatcaATCAAACCAAACAAGATATGTATTATACTGCATTTTACAATTTGTCACAGTACAGTTCACAGTCAACAAACAGGAtgaagctattattattattattattattattattattattattattattattattattatttgtgataGATCCAGCCAGTGGACGGCTCTTTCCTCTCGATGCTGAAATGGAGGAGTGATGTGTACCAGGGGGTACTGTCCGCGAGTGCGCTGGTGTACCTGACTCACCCCTCCACCGTACGCTTTCGcagaccccccaccctcaccctgccctgcccccccaaccccgaccGCAAGAAGGCGGCAGACGAACCGGACCACGCTCGCCCTACCAGCACCGCCACCATGGCGGCCAGGCCCACCAACCGTGTGAGGTAATCAATAGGGGACTCACCCTGGTAAAGCCAGGCCTACCACCGCGTGAGGTAATCAATAGGGGACTCACCCTGGTAAAGCCAGGCCTACCACCGTGTGAGGTAATCAAAAGGGGACTCACCCTGGTAAAGCCAGGCCTACCACCGCGTGAGGTAATCAAAAGGGGACTCACCCTGGTAAAGCCAGGCCTACCACTGCGTGAGGTAATCAAAAGGGAACGGAACTGGATAAATCTCAAAGCTTGCATGACTATGTGCACCTGGCTCATGTGAGTGTGGTGACAACTGATAAGGCACTGGCCTGAATTCAGTCACCATTTGTTCTTAGAATTCAGTTTAAGTGTTGAAAATATGGCCAAAATTAACATGtcaaaatgaagaagaagaagaagttaactctttcattttttcatgagTCATAGTAGGGGATACATTTTTACTAAATCAAGACCCATGGAAACcaaggaaagagaaaagagcaaaaaaaaaacatttactagAAAAGAAACAAGCACATACCCAGACATTAAACACCGTGGTGTGTGCTCTGCTTTTGTAAAAACAATCCCTTTCCATATAGTCCACAATCCATCTCACTCTTCAGTGTACATTTCTCAGTCAGATTTGGTTCcttgaaatgtttaaatattagCTTATTTCTGCTGTATCTTATTATTTCAGGTCTAGCAGTGCTTCAGTAAAGAGCTCCAGAGAGATGGGGAATGAGCAGCTGGTCTTGCTGGGTTATAAGGAGGAGCAGTGGATGGTCTTGGAGAATATTACAGTCAGGAACATGCAGAATGGGCTTGTGTCCTTTGAACTGGCAGAGAACCTCCAGAAGTACGTGAATACAGtgcactgaaaaaagaaaacatagttattattatagttgttatatattatataatatactgtatattatattattatagttgttgttgatattattttaattttattttttttaaataaatatcttgTTGTGACTATAGTCTCACAGCAAGCAGATCCTGGGctcgaatctcagcttgggcctttctgtgtggagtttgcatgttcttatgtctgcgtgggtttcctccggatactcgggtttcctcccacagcctaAAGACAGGttggctaattggagactctgaattgcccataggtatgagtgtgtgagtgaatgctattgtggcaaacacgcctgccacaggccaccgaagtggctttctttggggccctccagcacagagacacagggagatgatgttcaaacagtccagatttattccacgagggtttggcaagatggtaacgccaaatgagcagatgtaaaaaccctgtcatgacagagagctcccctgtgtgggcggggatggcagatttaacctgtgcgcagtgattacctcactacgcacaggtgcagccactcctgttcctgggtccaattagcctggccaattatctaatgcttaaccaattatccaattggccaggtctaattagcttgacccagggcaggtgtggctgcttaaaccagccatccccacaccacagctatgtgtgccctgcgatcAATTgtcgacctgtccagggtgtgctcctgcctctcacccaatgcacgctgggataggctccagcaccacccgccaaccctgaccaggataggcgggtatagataatggatggatggattattattatttttactatgcaaaagaataataataagaagaagaactAGAGTGTATACATCAAGACAATAAACTATCCTGAACATGATAAGGTTTTATGGTGTTAAAGTCCCCAGTACATCCTCCACAGGAAGCTGTAAGGAGTTTGGTTGGCAAAGATACCATAACAACTTATCAAATTTTGTTTCCTTATCAATATGAATAAAGGCGATTGGCATGTGTCCAAACTACCACCCCCCACATTTGATATCCAGTGTTAGCCTCAGTGCAGCTCCAGGCCCTGTGAAACTGATGGCTCCCTTATCTATTTCAGGTTAATAGTTCTGCGTCTGGCTTCCTCCGTGAGACCTTCGCATTTGATCTCTCTGGTCGAGGAGGTGGAGGCTTCGGTCCACAGCTCCAGGGTGACCATCGTGCTGCACCATCGGACGGACCAACCCCAGCAGGTGGTGGTGGCCCTGGTGCCCAGCAAGGACCTGAGCTGGGAACTGTCCAAGCTTCGCAAGGAGGGGTACCGTGGACCCCCCGACCCCTCGGGCGACATCACCATGCGCGAGGGCGAACAGCTCCTGCTGTCCTTCAGGGGAAACATCACATCCTCAGGTCAGTCTCTGCTCCCCACTGTGGGCCTTTGAACACACCGCAGTTGCTGGAGACTAAGGTGTCAATCTTGTTTGAAAAGGGCCAGTGCGggtgtttgtttttactcagcacTAATACTCCTAATTATACTAACTGAAGTTCAtcattagttaattagttgaatcaggtgtatTAGTGGTGGGCTAAACCAAAATCTTGCATCCACAGCGCCCCTTTTCAAATAAGCTTTCACACCCCCACGTTAGATGAACCAGATGGTCAACTCCTGTGTGCTTTCCATCCTCTCTAAATCCTGCAGGAGGTTCTGCTTGgcatcaggggtgtccagtgCTATATTACagtttgtgaatattcatgaaaaggTGTGCCCAAGGACATAAATTCTAATGCTCCATGATTTTCTTTGGTTTTCTCCTTCTTGA is part of the Anguilla anguilla isolate fAngAng1 chromosome 7, fAngAng1.pri, whole genome shotgun sequence genome and encodes:
- the dthd1 gene encoding death domain-containing protein 1 isoform X2; the protein is MTMEEDPHRPEPDRLLESIVEKNQQLRSLLSGEKNCGEQHLLQQMIGLSRDLNTFHLEKVSTWREMLQVSLETSSSGTSQEHETDKPPATWKAFSIGDTMRSLLEDLKSIESFLQSMQRKLDTAACIASDRDGDNEASHEQEFNQSSQSEGQEPMSLKYQQGSPMSTHNVYKDSNSHNAPDPSPLSPPAVSSGDAEQSSLGVEMTAQPSEVRNGGGVGGANPDLDGGDVVAADISSWKEGIPGGGAADQGMEEGAGGGDEGEQQGGERREGWVTCALPGLSTDGAGEIPNSCYVTAPRGITQVMTCEVVNSASSRVVSVAEELVSSVLRIRTPGPMRTPWPVSIAIPFTSRHRGSYRDIVVKDSFAEVKVYKLGLFAVVSCLRRESFTVPRKGLSLKLSMDSRICFDYLPGTFSAPVVVQSMIQPVDGSFLSMLKWRSDVYQGVLSASALVYLTHPSTVRFRRPPTLTLPCPPNPDRKKAADEPDHARPTSTATMAARPTNRVRSSSASVKSSREMGNEQLVLLGYKEEQWMVLENITVRNMQNGLVSFELAENLQKLIVLRLASSVRPSHLISLVEEVEASVHSSRVTIVLHHRTDQPQQVVVALVPSKDLSWELSKLRKEGYRGPPDPSGDITMREGEQLLLSFRGNITSSGKTSGASVTETITFHNQRKNRLFLQLTEVDEFGNYSSPHYKGTAIFHRVTEGQLTSAGDTPIISPDGSPQNPVCKLSLTLPKKVRTVSRPVSAKVMSSEQSDPLSDELLQWLSEELTEEDAALLVLCLRVRRSSIQLVKLKVPDHLPRQVFHLLAVWRRSLPTSADKSGLLSRYLCKSGRPDLAKELLEQCSSPVND
- the dthd1 gene encoding death domain-containing protein 1 isoform X1; translated protein: MTMEEDPHRPEPDRLLESIVEKNQQLRSLLSGEKNCGEQHLLQQMIGLSRDLNTFHLEKVSTWREMLQVSLETSSSGTSQEHETDKPPATWKAFSIGDTMRSLLEDLKSIESFLQSMQRKLDTAACIASDRDGDNEASHEQEFNQSSQSEGQEPMSLKYQQGSPMSTHNVYKDSNSHNAPDPSPLSPPAVSSGDAEQSSLGVEMTAQPSEVRNGGGVGGANPDLDGGDVVAADISSWKEGIPGGGAADQGMEEGAGGGDEGEQQGGERREGWVTCALPGLSTDGAGEIPNSCYVTAPRGITQVMTCEVVNSASSRVVSVAEELVSSVLRIRTPGPMRTPWPVSIAIPFTSRHRGSYRDIVVKVIDGEEQSSYISPASTEGVYGGKRDSFAEVKVYKLGLFAVVSCLRRESFTVPRKGLSLKLSMDSRICFDYLPGTFSAPVVVQSMIQPVDGSFLSMLKWRSDVYQGVLSASALVYLTHPSTVRFRRPPTLTLPCPPNPDRKKAADEPDHARPTSTATMAARPTNRVRSSSASVKSSREMGNEQLVLLGYKEEQWMVLENITVRNMQNGLVSFELAENLQKLIVLRLASSVRPSHLISLVEEVEASVHSSRVTIVLHHRTDQPQQVVVALVPSKDLSWELSKLRKEGYRGPPDPSGDITMREGEQLLLSFRGNITSSGKTSGASVTETITFHNQRKNRLFLQLTEVDEFGNYSSPHYKGTAIFHRVTEGQLTSAGDTPIISPDGSPQNPVCKLSLTLPKKVRTVSRPVSAKVMSSEQSDPLSDELLQWLSEELTEEDAALLVLCLRVRRSSIQLVKLKVPDHLPRQVFHLLAVWRRSLPTSADKSGLLSRYLCKSGRPDLAKELLEQCSSPVND